The following are from one region of the Streptomyces changanensis genome:
- a CDS encoding ABC transporter substrate-binding protein: MRTTDSSTTRTTSTAGTGCSAGTAGGAARTAGGTRPARPARPARAARTARAATAVAAALGVLALGGCGAAETGRSQYAGDDAKTVRLSVPSWVGAQANAAVAEYLLEKELGYTVKTQQMGEVLAWDALSRGDVHAVLEDWGHPEQEKRYVGEKKTVVSGGDLGVTGHIGWFVPKYFADAHPDVTEWKNLDKYADRLATPESGGKGELLEGSPDYVTHDEALIRNLDLDLKTNYAGSEAAQITAIRKKAEDRKPFLTYWWTPQWLNSQVEMVEVKLPPYEEGCDADPEKIACAYPDTPLQKFLNADFAEKGGEAATFLKNFRWTTEQQNDVARMIAHEKLSPQEAAEKWVKGNEATWKTWLPR; this comes from the coding sequence ATGCGCACCACAGACAGCAGCACCACCCGCACGACGAGTACCGCCGGTACGGGCTGCAGCGCCGGTACCGCCGGTGGCGCCGCCCGTACCGCCGGTGGCACCCGCCCCGCCCGCCCCGCTCGCCCCGCCCGCGCGGCCCGTACCGCCCGCGCGGCCACGGCCGTCGCCGCCGCCCTCGGCGTGCTGGCGCTCGGGGGCTGCGGGGCGGCCGAGACCGGCAGGTCCCAGTACGCGGGCGACGACGCGAAGACCGTCCGGCTCTCCGTCCCGTCGTGGGTCGGCGCCCAGGCCAACGCGGCCGTCGCCGAGTACCTGCTGGAGAAGGAGCTCGGCTACACGGTCAAGACCCAGCAGATGGGCGAGGTCCTCGCCTGGGACGCCCTCTCCCGGGGCGACGTCCACGCGGTCCTGGAGGACTGGGGCCACCCCGAGCAGGAGAAGCGGTACGTCGGGGAGAAGAAGACCGTCGTCAGTGGCGGCGACCTCGGTGTGACCGGCCACATCGGCTGGTTCGTGCCGAAGTACTTCGCCGACGCGCACCCCGACGTCACGGAGTGGAAGAACCTCGACAAGTACGCGGACCGGCTCGCGACCCCCGAGTCCGGCGGCAAGGGCGAACTCCTGGAGGGTTCGCCCGACTACGTCACGCACGACGAGGCACTCATCCGGAACCTCGACCTCGACCTGAAGACGAACTACGCCGGCTCCGAGGCCGCGCAGATCACCGCGATCAGGAAGAAGGCCGAGGACCGCAAGCCGTTCCTCACCTACTGGTGGACGCCGCAGTGGCTGAACTCGCAGGTCGAGATGGTGGAGGTGAAGCTGCCCCCGTACGAGGAGGGGTGCGACGCCGACCCGGAGAAGATCGCGTGCGCCTACCCGGACACGCCCCTGCAGAAGTTCCTCAACGCCGACTTCGCGGAGAAGGGCGGGGAGGCGGCCACCTTCCTGAAGAACTTCCGGTGGACGACCGAGCAGCAGAACGACGTCGCCCGGATGATCGCCCACGAGAAGCTCTCCCCGCAGGAGGCGGCGGAGAAGTGGGTCAAGGGGAACGAGGCCACCTGGAAGACCTGGCTCCCGCGCTGA